One Salvia splendens isolate huo1 chromosome 1, SspV2, whole genome shotgun sequence genomic window, cgtcgtaaatttaattccgtattttgtgtgattgttaattatttgttttatataatttcgagtgatgtggctaggctatggctgggctatttgcttgatttgatgatgtggcaggaggatttttagtgttgatgatgtggcaggaggagtttgtggctaggctatgggtATGTCACGAAGGGACATACCCATTGAATTACTTAttgttaaataatttttaaaattctgaAGTTATAAAAAGCagtacatgtatatatacttaatttcttagtgttaccATCCCACGAAATATTCATAGTCGTTcgaatcaaattattttattataaaataatctataAAAATTCTTAGCTATAAAAAAGACTACATGTGTACATACTTCATTTctcaattataatataattcttaaaattatatatatcaCTACCCTAGATATAtttatatgcatatataattttttagtgttatcattaaataaaataataattgtcattcgctttcaatttttttatttctaaataatTCTGACAATCTtaagttataaaaatgactatatgtatgtatttcttagtgttatcatccaagATAACTTATAGTCCTTTTTATAACTTaggattttaaaaattatattaaaaattaaattaaatattgataatagtcattctcattcaaatatttattattaaataatttttttatattataaattataagctatatgtatatatacttaatttctcaaTGTTATCACCCAACTAATTGTTGATCATTACGTCGATTTCCTTGTATACTTTACAACTTCCCCGCAAAATTCTTAATACGAAATTAGCTATAACATTTAACAGTTAAATTGATAATAGTTATTTGACTctaattgtttaattataaataattataacagTTAAGTGATAATAATTActctaatttaaattataaaaacgaCTATATCTACATAAACCTAAATTTTCTTAGTGATATCAGCCAATTAATTAATGATCATTAAGTTGATCTTTTTATATTCAACATCTTCATgcaaatatgaaataaaatttgatatgaTATATAATAAgtggaaacaaataaattaaaatgattatGGTATGcgtacaattatttaattttcaaaattctcaaattataaattagaaaaatgactatatttatataaaatacttATTATTTTAGCATTCTCACCTAACTAACTGATGATAATTAAGTCGATTTCCTTGTATATCTATACTTTCACTCAAAAACCTTTAAACGAAGCTAGTTTAGTATTACAGTATATAATgataaaaacataatttaaaataataattgtcaTTCTTGTTcagttatttattattattattattattattattattattattattattattattattattattatcatcataatcatcattattattactttCTCTTTACTATGGAATAACTTATTGATgaataatcatttttttatcCTCTACATTTTCTCgcaaaaattatgaaataaaattagataTGATATAgtaaattaaaatgataatagatagatataaatttaagaaatttaacGATATTACTTCCAAATTTTAAATGATAACATTAGTTAGACACAAATTTTACAAGTGAAGAAATTCAATTTATGAATGCCTAAATAATGCGACGTTTTAATTGCCAAGATTGTTTATAATTTCATACTACCGTATATAATTCTTGTAATTTAATAGTGATTTGACCTTGCAAATATAATAAAAGGGTAATTTGGTATTGAAATAATAGTTAATGAGATAACCAGTTTAAATAAAAACCGGTTTAAAATTTGAgggcattttgtatatacaatttttattaatttatctttattcttaTAATTCACAAAAAATGTATATACAAAATTGGATATTTTAGGTATTTCtacatttataataaatttatgatAATTACTTAATTTAACGTATTACATAATTAGCCTTCAATGCTCATTTAGGAAAAATAAGTTTTCCGTAATCTATATTTACACATTTATGAAGGATTTAGTAATCAATTCCATAGAAACATACATTAATTGCATAATTTTTTCTACTAATAAAAAAGACTGCATCATGTATACGTAATTTTTAGTGTTAATcatccaaataaaaaatattagtattttgtatctaatttttattattaaataataattcttaaaattttaaCTTACAAATGGCTATATGCCTATATACATAATTTCTAAGTGTCATAATCCAACAATTTAATtatagtcattcacatccaattattttattattaagtcattttttaatttctaaatatgAATTAAAATACATGCATATATAGTTGATTTCTTTGTGCTAACATCAAATGAAATAATCATAGTCTTcacatctaattattttattattataatttttaaaatttcaagttataaaaatgactacataaTTATATACATAAGTTCTTAGTGTTATTATCCAAcgaaatactaataatatattCGCATCTAGTTATTACTATTAATAAACAATTCTTAATTTTAAGTTATAAAAAcaactacatgcatatatacttaatttcttcgTGTTATTATCTAAAACTTTATTCATAGTCATTTACATCCAATTATttgttattgaaaattttataaaaatgactacatggatatatacttaatttctttgtGTTACCATCGAAcaaaataatcataatcattcacatcaaattattttattattaaataattttacaattctATGTTATGAAACTGaatacatgcatatatacttaattttttagtgttatcatcccacgaaataataatatatttcacatccattttattttattattaattaatttctaaattataaaaatggttCTTAGTGCTACcatcaaacaaaataatcatAGTCGTTCATgtccatttattttattataaataatttttacaatttCAAGTTACTAACAAATAACTATTCCTACATGattatatacttaatttattagtgttatcatccaacaactacatgcatatagacttaatttcttagtgttattatccaacaatttaatcatactcattcaaatttggattattttactattaaataatttctaaaattttaaattataaaaattactacATGCATATAAATACTTACTTTCTTAGTGTTAACATCAAACgaaataatcatagtcattgacatccaattatttattgttaaataaattttaaaattccagGTTATAAAacgactacatgcatatacacTTACTTTATTAGTGTTATCATCAAACAAACTaatcatagtcattcacatcAATTTTTTCatcattaaataaattttaaaattccaaGTTATAAAAACGACTACATGGATATATACACTTACTTTCTTAATGTtatcatcaaataaaataatcacaGTCATTCACATCAATCGAAATAATCATAGTTATTCATATACAGTTATCTTATtattaaatgatttttaaaattttaaataatcataattgttcatatttaattattttattactgtaaaattctaaattgtaagttaaatcattttaaaaattttaaataatcataGCTATTCCATATTCGcatcaaataatatatttttttgtaaacataaatttatataagaaattaatttaaaattattaaataattatatttccaATCTATTTTTGAATTGCTTAAGTGCAATTTAAAAAATCAGACCCTAAGCTATAATTACAAGTAGATGGAATAAAATGACTAGTAAAAAACAATTAGATACAACACTATTAAAATCGGCCACCAAAATTTATTAGTATACTTCAATTTATGAAATTTCTCTAAATAAATGGCTCCATTTTGTTGCATTGTTTATTCGTATTTTTCCTATTTCCATATATAATCACGTAATTTGGTAGGGATTTAACTTAACAAATATAACATAAAGGGTAATCAAGTAAAGGAATAAGTAATTTATAAGAAAATCGGTTTAAATAAAAACCGGTTTAAAATTTAAGGGCATTTTGTATATAcgatttttgttaatttatctttattcatTTTGTTAATACATGTTTATCAGCACTAATCAAGAAAATCACATTCAAACCGATAAAAATAAATTCTCGAAATCTCTCACGCACTCGCATCAGATCTTCATCTCTGACCGTCCGATCAATCCAGCGTCATTACAACGTTCAAACAAAATTCCAATCAAGAAACATCGTCGCACTCCTCTCCCGCTCTCCGGCCAATAAAACGATGTCTTCTAGCGCCGAATCTCCGCCCCCCGCCTCCGTCGATCCAACGCCGTTACTCTCCGACCAGATCTTCCGCCCTCGCCGCCGCCCTCGCTTCCTCCGGCGCGCACCCAGCCTCCGCGGCGCCGCTAACTTCCTCCGCCGCGCCAGCAGCCGGAGTCTCTCCATGCGCGAGCCCTCCGTTCGCGTCCGAGAAGCGGCCGCTGATCAAATCGAGGAGCGGCAGAGTGATTGGGCTTACTCTAAGCCGATTGTCATTTTAGACCTCGTTTGGAACATCGCCTTCGTTGTCGTCTCAATTTCGGTGCTGATTATGAGCCGGGACGAGACGCCTTCGATGCCGCTGAGGCTCTGGACCGTGGGCTATGCGCTGCAGTGCGTTCTTCACGCAGTGTGTGTTTGTTGGGAGTATACGAAGAGGTATTCGGAGCGGAATTTGGAAGGGGGCGACGGACCTCAATTAGGGCATGCGAGGAATCACTCCAATTCGAGCTCCGGAAGTGATGATGTGGATTCTGGCGGTTATTTTTCCGATCACCGCCAAAGTGATGACGAATCTAGGTATAGTTTAATTTTGTGCTATCCATTTTTAGGGTTTCTAAAAATGTTCGATTTAGGGGGAAATGTTCTTAGTTTAACCAGAGTTAAGCATGTTGTGACTAATTTGAAAGAATTTGCAACACAAATTAGCAAGAGCTCAGTTTATGATTTGGTGATGACTGTGCCTGAAAAACTATAGTTAGTCGAATTGTGTATCTAAGGTTTGTGAATTAGGCTTTAGATTTTGTTTTGTAGAACTTGTTTTAATTTTCAGTTGAGGAACTGTTGGTGCTTGATGAACCAAGAGAAGTTTGCTGGCAAGGTGCTGAGTGATTGCAACTTCTCTGTTGATTGAATTAGTTGGAAGTAATCTAGCAAATTATAGAATTAATTTGAGTCAACGGCCATAGTATACCAAGtacttatttattatatttacctGAATTAGTTGGAAGGAATGCAGTAGGGAGAGAATTAATATGAGTCAATGGCCCCAGAATGCCAAGTGGTTATTCATTACATTATTTACTGGTACTAACAGCTTGATGTCCTTCACCCTTTGTCTTATTGTGGAAATATTATCCAAGAAGCTTTCCATTGACCATTTATGCTCCTTATTATCCGAATTAAATGACTGGTATGGTTAAAATGTTAACTTGCTGATATTTTTCTTGGCAGCGTTGCTAAACATCTGGAGTCTGCAAATACTATGTTTTCATTCATTTGGTGGATAATTGGTTTCTACTGGGTTTCTGCTGGTGGCCAACGTCTGACTAGTGAAGCACCTCAGCTTTACTGGTTTGTCTATGCACTGAAGCTATTTCAGTTTTGCTTATGTCCAGTGTGTTTATGAATTCTCATTTTTTCCCCATGCAGGCTGTGCATAACATTTTTGGCTGTAGATGTGTTTTTTGTTGTCATTTGCGTTGCTGTAGCGTGTGTTATTGGACTTGCTGTTTGCTGCTGTCTACCTTGTATCATTGCAATCTTATATGCTGTTGCTGACCAGGTAGGTTACATGCTAGTATCTTTTAGTTGCCGCAATCAGTTAAGTTATGCCATTTTTAAACAGATTTTGCTCTTTCTTGTAATTAAGGATTTGACCTGACCAGTTTAACAAACTGAAGGAACTTTCCACATATTAACTTGAGTGACCAGTTCATATGTTGtgtggtactccctccgtcccaaggaagatgacctcttccttgggcggcacgggaatttatgcaactttattttgtgtgtgaggtggagagagtaaagtaagagagagggtataaaatagagataaaagtgttttcatttttagtaatgggtcatcttgattgggacaaaccaaaaaggaaagtgggtcatcttcaatgggacggagggagtagtattttttatgatGGTACTAACACCAAAGTTTTTTGAATAAGTTGGGAAGGATAGTTTACCTACTGTTATGAGTTGCTGTAACAGTAAATGCTATCCGTGTACCTGAATGGCTAGCAAGTGCAGGCAGTTCTAATCTAGCTGATATTTGTAAAATCCAAAAATCACACATAAAGAAAAGGGGAGGTGGAAAAAATGTGGGGAGGTGGAAAAAATAGGAACTTTAAGCCCGTCTGGTTGTCCTGCTATCGAGCCTGTTGATATTTTGTGGTCCCTCATAATATATCACCTACTATCATCTCGATATCAAATGACTTTTAGACTTTTTGTGCTTGTTAATGACTTAGTTCTGCCCTGACTAATGAAGGGAATGTTATATCTGCTATGTTATACTAATAGACATCAAAAGTTAATTTCATAGAACTCCTTCTGTAAAATCAGCCGCATGGCCAGGACTTAGTTTGCAATGGCTGGCTAGGCTAGGCAGTGCAGCAGCTGCTTCTGAAGGGTGTTCTTTCTTTCATTGAAGTGTTTTGTACTTTTTGTTACTTTTGATACCATTGCTAATTGTGATGTGACTTTAAAATGTTCTCTTTGGCAGTTTGATGACCCAACTTGTATTTAAACCAACAGAGAAAAATGGTGATGCCAGTATATGCCATTAAGTGTGTGTTCTTCTTGTTTGTGTTACAGGAAGGAGCTACTAAGGATGACATTGAGAGACTACCTAAATACTTATTTCGTAGAATCGATGATTTTGAGAAGCGAAGTGGTGAAATTCAAGGATCATTTGGTGGAATAATGACAGAATGTGACACTGACTCACCCATAGAGCATGCCCTTCCTCTGGACGATGCTGTATGTCCACCTATACTGTTTATACTTTCTGTATTGTTACTTTTTCAATCCAGATCGACGAGATATCTCCTATCATATCATGGCATAAGTCCACTTAAGCATAGTTTTATGTGTCTGTACAGTAGTTGCTATTGGTCACCACTCACCAGTATTTACCTCGGTATATATTTAGGGGTGATTGAGATTTGCCTTTTCTATTCTACATTAAATTGGAATGCATCTGATTCTGACTAATCTTGCATTGGGATTGCAGGAATGCTGCATTTGCCTCTGTGCTTACGATGATGGAACTGAACTGCGGGAGCTCCCTTGCGCCCACCATTTTCACGTGGCTTGTATAGACAAGTGGCTGTACATGAACTCTACATGCCCTCTTTGCAAGTTCAACATACTCAAAAATGGCAACTTGAGTGGTAGTGAAGAAGCATGATCATTGAAAAAAAGGCTAACCACATCGCTCTGGGCATTATTATTCTACAGTGCAGCCTGGATGCTGGTGTGTGGTCTCGCCCCTGCCCCGACCCTTGGTGCGTCGCGAGGCGGAAGCTTCCCGTATATGGAATATAcctactatatatatacatagccCTTTCTTGTTAAATATACAGAACTGATGTTGTAATGTTGAAACATTTAGTTTCCATTCCAAATTTTATAAATGTGAGCTACAAGAAGTGCCAGTTTTTTTGGTTTCTCGCGAGTGTTTTGTAAGAGAACAACCATGTATTTACGCCGACGTCATTCGGTGATTTTGTGTAAATCCTTAGGCGCCATTATTCTTTATATTCTAAGCCTGTTGATTTCTCAGTACCtacattttccttttaaaactcctttaaaatagaaaaaaaatgtactGAAATGGTAGTAAAATGTAAGTTTGAGAAATGACAAGTGATATTTATATAGTCGAATTTTATTGTTTCATATTGAAAAAGatctataaatatttattaatttaaaataaattatgtacACACAAATAATTTTACAACAACTtaggaaaatattaaaattttacattGTATTATCCtaaaatataatagtaatattttttgtattttatattgCATCCCATTCTATGTGTACCAAAACAAAcctttaaaatatttatgaaatcTAAAGGTTTATTACTttacatatattttatatattatttattttaaaaatctcAAATATTTACAGTagcaaatatatttatataatgtttacaacatttttgaatttttaaaattaagggATTTTTTCCACTTACTATTATTTCTTTTACAAACCTCATTGATGAATTAAAACATGACTTGTTTACAATTAAACTAATGGACTCATATATTGCACGAGTCTACactattgtttttaaattaacACTCTTTTTAAGCCGTATTCAGTTGAGCATGGAGcttcaactaaaataaaaattgtatgTTGGGCTTTATCTTGGTCAAATAACAAatactattataatattattttgttcatATTTGATTATTTACAATATTATAGTTGAATAATGTTATCGGGCTAGCACTATAATATATATTAACTGTCAAATTCTGCATGACAAATTAAATTCTTTAACTAAATTTTATTAAGAGAGGTTAGAGAACAAAAATACTAGAACTAATTATGCATAACCTTGTAGTCATATTTCTTGGGTCTATTTCATTTGAAAGAGCATACGACGACGTATGATTGTGAAGTTGTAACTCTATCCAGTCTGTTATCACcaagccagaaaatcaagaatgtCATCTCCTTCTGGGCTCTCGTCCCTCCCCTCGAAACCTTTTCTCCCACCGCCTCGGGCCACTTCCTCCGCCACTCTCCTCCACTTTCCATCTGACCAGCAATATGCTTTCTCTTCCAGAGCCTCCCGCTTCAAATGCTCGGCGGGAGACGCCGGCTTCTTCACCAAACTCGGCCGCTTAATCAAAGAAAAAGCCAAGAGCGATGTCGAGAAAATCTTTTCTGGATTCTCTAAAACTAGAGACAATTTAGCTGTTGTTGATGAGCTTCTGCTCTACTGGAATCTCTCCGACACCGACAGGGTTTTAGATGAACTCGAAGAGGTCCAAGATTCTACCTTTCTTCTTAATTCAATTCCGTTAATAACTAGTCGTGGAATTAGGGGGAGCTCAACCACCCCCAATTTTGTTAACATTATGATTTTGAAATTACCAATATTCCTTGCACATTTTTGGGGTAGTTATCTAtcttatctatctatctatactTGAATGAGCATTTGTTGTCATGTAGAAAATGTGATTTCTGCACGTTTTTAGATTTctattattgatatttttgttCTATTATTTCTATGTGGGTGTATGGAATATTGACATCTTTCCTGTTTTGAGGTGTAGGTGTTGTTAGTGGCTGATTTTGGACCCCGGATTACTGTAAAGATCGTTGATAGCTTAAGGGACGATATATACGCTGGCAAGCTCAAGTCGGGGCCAGAAATCAAAGTAATCATTTTCCAGATTTATATTCACATTAGTCAGAATGATCACTAATGTTATGTTTCTCAATGCATTCACATTAAGTAGACTTGCCTCTGTGATTTATAGGATGCTTTAAAGAAGAGTATATTGAATTTGTTGACGGCAAAGGGACTTAAAACTGAGTTGAAGTTGGGCTTCAGGTCAGAAGCTAGTTCAAATAACAATGCTCATACTGAAACTCTGTAATAGGTGGCTAACATATGATTTTAATTAGGAAACCAGCTGTTGTCATGATAGTTGGTGTCAATGGAGGTGGTAAAACTACATCTCTTGGTAAGTTTTATCAAAATATCATGTTCATGCTGTGAAAACAATTTTTCTGCTTTCAAAATGCGTTCCTCCTTTTCCCTTATTTGCACATGGAGTTAGGATTAAATCTTGATGGTTAGTTTGTGACCGCAGTCGTAGTCAATTATCCTGTTTGTGCTCGTTGGTTGGTGGCCGGGGAGAATTTCTTGCCCTGATTTCTATGTTAAATGACTAGCCATTGCGTTGCTTAATATCGATGGGGCACCCTTGTGTCTATGGCGTGCTATTTTCGTCGTTCTAGAATGACTTCTGTATAACTTTTATGGTGCTATCCATTGCAAGTCTGTTGTTTTTCTGACGATTCTCTACCATTGATAAATAATATCGAGCTTCGATTGTTTTCTTGATGCAGGAAAGCTGGCCAATAGATTTAAAAATGAAGGGACCAAAGTGAGTTGATAATTTTCTTAGTTGATAATTTTCTTGTTGCTATCAGATCAATAACTCGTAATGTCATCAAATGCTTTGGTCAATAACTGTTGATTTTTGAAGTGACTCCATATGTGCGTATAATTCATGTGATGGAGTACCGAGTATGCTTCTAAGACGCCTTAGTTGTTTTCTCTTCGAGGAATTTTTTTGTAGAAAAATGCGTTGAGCTAGTCGTATGTGCTACTTAATTATATTCAAACTTGGATAAAAACTATCTCTCATTCCATCGGGTACTTTCCAAAAAATGGCAGGTATTGTTGGCTGCAGGAGACACATTTAGAGCAGCTGCAAGCGATCAATTGGAGATATGGGCTCAAAGAACGGGTTGTGAGATCGTCGTAGCTGGAAATGAAAATGCAAAGGCAGCTACAGGTAATCGAGTACCTGTCTACAGTTGAAATTTTATCGATGCAGTGGTATTCCAACAAATGATCTTGAAGTTTTCATGAGTAGTTCTTTCACAGGCTGTTAAAAGGGGTAAGCTAGAAGGTTACGATCTTGTTCTGTGCGACACCTCTGGACGTAAGATTGACTGCCTAGTTTCACCTGATGCCCTACACTTGGTGCGAAGCTCTTATTAAGATGATATTGCTTATCCGTAATGGACAGGTTTGCACACTAATTACAGCCTTATGGAAGAATTGATCGCGTGCAAGAAAGCTATTGGAAAAGTTGTTCCCGGTGCACCTAATGTTAGCACCCTCCTCGTTTATTTAGTCCTTGAGACTTTTGTGATGCAAAAAATATGTTATAACCGTGATTTCTCGATTTTGGCAGGAAATCCTGCAAGTGCTGGACGGAACAACTGGTTTAAACATGCTTCCACAAGCAAGAGAATTCAACGACGTAATACATCTCCCTTTACTAATGGGCATTTTtctgatagattttttattagTTGAACTTAGAGTGTGTTTAGCTACGCTTACTTTAGACAACATATAAACTCCAACAACGTACGTATAAGATCGTTGTTTAAGAAGTAATATCACAAGAGCTTATTTCACCAAACACTTGAATGCCAGGTTGTAGGAATTACTGGTCTGATTTTGACCAAACTTGATGGCTCAGCAAGAGGTGGCTGTGTGGTAAGTTTTTCATCGACATTAGGTTTGCATTCTTTTGAATGAATTTCTTGTACGTTTTGTCCAAGTCACTAGTAACGTAAGCTGATGTTCGTTTGTTTAATGTATTGGGCTCATAGGTGAGTGTAGTTGATGAACTCGGAATACCTGTGAAGTTTGTTGGTGTCGGAGAAGGCGTGGAAGATCTCCAACCATTTGATGCTGAGGCATTCGTCAACGCAATATTTCCATGAAATTTTGTCAGCGAGAGACTGCAAATTTATGTGGTCTTTAAAGAAGGTAGTCTCGACAACTGGCACTTGTATCTTTAGATCGAGTTTTGGGGTCTTCTTTCGTTGTAGATTTGTG contains:
- the LOC121799999 gene encoding E3 ubiquitin-protein ligase At1g63170-like; translation: MSSSAESPPPASVDPTPLLSDQIFRPRRRPRFLRRAPSLRGAANFLRRASSRSLSMREPSVRVREAAADQIEERQSDWAYSKPIVILDLVWNIAFVVVSISVLIMSRDETPSMPLRLWTVGYALQCVLHAVCVCWEYTKRYSERNLEGGDGPQLGHARNHSNSSSGSDDVDSGGYFSDHRQSDDESSVAKHLESANTMFSFIWWIIGFYWVSAGGQRLTSEAPQLYWLCITFLAVDVFFVVICVAVACVIGLAVCCCLPCIIAILYAVADQEGATKDDIERLPKYLFRRIDDFEKRSGEIQGSFGGIMTECDTDSPIEHALPLDDAECCICLCAYDDGTELRELPCAHHFHVACIDKWLYMNSTCPLCKFNILKNGNLSGSEEA
- the LOC121800010 gene encoding cell division protein FtsY homolog, chloroplastic-like, producing the protein MSSPSGLSSLPSKPFLPPPRATSSATLLHFPSDQQYAFSSRASRFKCSAGDAGFFTKLGRLIKEKAKSDVEKIFSGFSKTRDNLAVVDELLLYWNLSDTDRVLDELEEVLLVADFGPRITVKIVDSLRDDIYAGKLKSGPEIKDALKKSILNLLTAKGLKTELKLGFRKPAVVMIVGVNGGGKTTSLGKLANRFKNEGTKVLLAAGDTFRAAASDQLEIWAQRTGCEIVVAGNENAKAATVLSQAVKRGKLEGYDLVLCDTSGRLHTNYSLMEELIACKKAIGKVVPGAPNEILQVLDGTTGLNMLPQAREFNDVVGITGLILTKLDGSARGGCVVSVVDELGIPVKFVGVGEGVEDLQPFDAEAFVNAIFP